The Castellaniella sp. genome includes a window with the following:
- the flhC gene encoding flagellar transcriptional regulator FlhC: protein MASKSVSLEAEDILLASDMIRLGARLQVLQAETSLSYDRLARLYREIRGVSPPKGMLPFSVDWYMTWLPNIHSSLFYNVYRYLDDHTPAKKSLAMVEAYRLYLEQSSVGLRPDDVSAEPILSFTRAWMLVRFFDSDLVQLSACHQCGGRYIAHAHDPATDFVCAICKPPPRAGKTRSRRKAAPVKSA from the coding sequence ATGGCCAGCAAAAGCGTCTCCCTAGAGGCCGAAGACATACTGCTGGCTTCCGACATGATTCGTCTGGGAGCCAGGCTTCAGGTGTTGCAGGCCGAGACTTCTCTTAGCTATGATCGCCTGGCGCGTTTATATCGCGAGATTCGTGGGGTGTCTCCACCAAAAGGCATGCTGCCTTTCTCGGTGGATTGGTATATGACTTGGCTGCCGAACATACACTCCAGTCTGTTCTACAATGTCTACCGCTATCTTGATGACCACACACCCGCCAAGAAATCCCTGGCCATGGTCGAGGCCTACCGCCTATACCTGGAACAGTCCTCTGTTGGTTTGCGTCCTGATGATGTCTCTGCCGAGCCCATCCTCAGCTTTACACGGGCTTGGATGCTGGTGCGGTTCTTCGATAGTGATTTAGTTCAGCTGTCTGCTTGTCATCAATGTGGCGGTCGATACATCGCGCATGCGCATGACCCAGCCACGGATTTTGTCTGTGCCATCTGCAAACCTCCTCCCAGGGCGGGCAAAACCCGGTCCCGCCGCAAGGCGGCCCCGGTAAAATCGGCCTGA
- the flhD gene encoding flagellar transcriptional regulator FlhD: MSTPDAALLNDIREVNLSYLMLAQRLLRENLAAGMFRLGFSADVADIMLKLSPAQIVKLAGSSSVLCAFRLNDAQLLNSLTHEVLGGVLQQAHSTILLSSQEVTV, encoded by the coding sequence ATGTCCACGCCTGACGCAGCACTGCTCAATGATATACGCGAGGTCAACCTCTCTTATTTGATGCTGGCCCAGCGCCTGCTGCGTGAAAACCTCGCTGCTGGCATGTTTCGCTTGGGGTTTAGCGCCGATGTCGCCGATATCATGCTTAAACTGTCGCCTGCCCAGATCGTCAAACTCGCAGGCTCCAGTTCGGTCTTGTGTGCTTTTCGCCTGAATGACGCCCAGTTGCTTAATTCGTTGACCCATGAGGTCCTGGGCGGGGTATTGCAGCAGGCTCACTCCACAATTTTGCTCAGCAGCCAAGAAGTCACGGTTTAA
- a CDS encoding glycerol-3-phosphate dehydrogenase/oxidase, whose amino-acid sequence MSQATSYLPVRTDRTQLLQSLDALHEVDLIVIGGGASGLGVALDARLRGLSVLLLESNDFAGGTSSRATKLVHGGVRYLAQGNISLVREALHERRALLNNAPHLAQPLAFIMPAYRPWTLPFYGMGLKIYDALAGAASLGRTEWLGRAGTAQQLPGVNTTHLYGGVKYWDGQFDDARLALTLAKTAAAQGALMLNYCPVVEVLHQDGRVCGVRWQDALAPADAPRTGQVRARCVVNATGVWVDDVRRLDDAARGQQVQPMVAPSQGVHLVVDRRFLPSDHALLVPHTRDGRVLFAVPWLGHVILGTTDTPRQQIDREPHALAEEAAFILNESARVLAQAPKASDVLSVWVGLRPLVRPDAQADGATKTISREHTVRISPSGLVTVTGGKWTTYRSMAQDVLQHCMRADLLDALPACRTANFPLMGAPGAGAVGTSLAAMPGLQAYGTESLAVQALPGAEIELGLGLTESMVRYAVRHEYARCVEDVLARRHRMLFLNAAQAAQAAPAVSAILQAEIGSDGQLESFLALARQYGQVPV is encoded by the coding sequence ATGTCCCAAGCCACGAGCTATCTTCCAGTCCGCACAGATCGGACCCAGTTACTGCAATCGCTCGATGCTCTGCACGAGGTGGATCTGATTGTGATCGGTGGGGGGGCCAGTGGCTTGGGTGTTGCCCTGGATGCCCGGCTGCGGGGCCTCTCGGTCCTGCTGCTGGAATCCAACGACTTTGCAGGGGGCACCTCATCGCGTGCCACCAAACTTGTGCATGGCGGGGTTCGCTATTTGGCCCAGGGCAATATCAGCCTGGTGCGCGAGGCCCTGCACGAACGCCGTGCGCTGCTGAACAATGCGCCTCATTTGGCACAACCGCTGGCATTCATCATGCCGGCGTATCGGCCTTGGACGCTGCCTTTTTATGGCATGGGTCTGAAAATCTATGATGCCCTGGCGGGAGCCGCCAGCCTGGGCCGTACCGAGTGGCTGGGGCGCGCGGGGACAGCCCAGCAGCTGCCTGGGGTCAATACCACACATTTATATGGCGGGGTCAAATACTGGGATGGGCAATTTGATGATGCCCGGCTGGCGCTGACCCTGGCCAAAACGGCGGCTGCGCAAGGGGCATTGATGCTTAATTACTGCCCCGTCGTCGAGGTTCTTCATCAGGATGGCCGAGTCTGCGGGGTGCGCTGGCAAGACGCGCTGGCGCCTGCGGATGCGCCACGCACTGGACAGGTGCGGGCGCGATGCGTGGTCAATGCCACTGGGGTGTGGGTCGATGATGTGCGCCGCCTGGACGATGCTGCCCGAGGTCAGCAGGTCCAGCCCATGGTCGCCCCCAGTCAGGGGGTCCACCTGGTGGTGGATCGTCGCTTTCTGCCTTCAGACCACGCCTTGCTGGTGCCGCATACGCGCGATGGCCGGGTATTGTTTGCGGTGCCCTGGCTGGGGCACGTCATTCTGGGCACCACCGATACACCCCGCCAGCAGATAGACCGCGAACCGCATGCTTTGGCTGAAGAAGCCGCATTTATCCTCAATGAGTCTGCCCGCGTGCTGGCTCAGGCTCCCAAGGCCAGTGATGTGCTCAGCGTCTGGGTGGGCTTGCGGCCGCTGGTGCGGCCCGATGCGCAAGCCGATGGCGCAACCAAGACCATCAGTCGTGAACATACCGTGCGCATCAGCCCATCAGGTCTGGTCACCGTCACTGGTGGTAAGTGGACGACTTATCGGTCTATGGCTCAGGATGTGCTGCAGCATTGCATGCGGGCCGACCTGTTGGATGCGCTGCCCGCGTGCCGCACGGCGAACTTCCCCTTAATGGGGGCGCCAGGGGCTGGGGCGGTAGGCACGAGCCTGGCGGCAATGCCCGGTCTGCAGGCTTATGGCACTGAATCCCTTGCTGTCCAGGCTTTGCCGGGGGCGGAGATCGAGTTGGGCCTGGGGCTGACCGAGTCCATGGTGCGCTATGCGGTACGCCACGAATATGCCCGCTGTGTCGAAGATGTGTTGGCTAGACGCCACAGAATGCTGTTTTTGAATGCCGCCCAGGCGGCCCAGGCGGCGCCTGCCGTCTCTGCGATCCTGCAAGCCGAAATCGGCAGCGATGGCCAGCTGGAATCCTTTTTGGCATTGGCCCGACAGTATGGTCAGGTGCCTGTCTGA
- a CDS encoding ABC transporter substrate-binding protein, whose amino-acid sequence MKFRHTAMALAIACALGSQAAWAGPVEAEKWINAEFQPSTLTKDQQKTEMQWFIDAAAKLKAQGVDEISVVSETITTHEYESKVLAKAFAEITGIKVNHDLIQEGDVVEKLQTSMLSGKSIYDGWISDSDLIGMHYRYGDILSLTEYMDGAGKEYTNPNLDLKDFIGTSFTTAPDGQMYQLPDQQFANLYWFRYDLFNRPDLQEKFKAKYGYELGVPVTWSAYEDIAEFFTNDIKTLDGKPIYGHMDYGKKDPSLGWRFTDAWLSMAGSADKGSPNGLPVDEWGIRVADDNCTPVGASVERGGATNSPAAVYALTKYIDWMKKYAPPVAQGMTFSESGPVPAQGEIAQQIFWYTAFTADMTKAGLPVVNEDGTPKWRMAPAPHGPYWKEGMQNGYQDVGSWTFFKNHDANKVAAAWLYAQFVTAKTTSLKKSITGLTFIRDSDIHSDYFTENANKYGGLIEFYRSPARVAWTPTGTNVPDYPKLAQLWWRSISEAIAGEKTPQQAMDGLAADMEKVMARLERAGMKRCAPKLNPKSDPSKWLSDEHAPWKKLANENPKPETVSYDSLLQAWKEGRVN is encoded by the coding sequence ATGAAATTTCGCCACACCGCCATGGCGCTGGCAATCGCCTGCGCTCTGGGCAGTCAGGCAGCCTGGGCCGGCCCGGTCGAGGCAGAAAAGTGGATCAATGCTGAATTTCAGCCGTCCACACTGACCAAAGATCAGCAAAAAACCGAAATGCAGTGGTTTATCGATGCCGCCGCCAAACTCAAGGCGCAAGGCGTCGACGAGATTTCTGTGGTGTCTGAAACCATCACGACGCATGAATATGAGTCCAAGGTTCTGGCCAAGGCTTTTGCCGAAATCACGGGCATCAAGGTCAACCATGATCTGATCCAGGAAGGCGACGTTGTCGAAAAACTGCAGACTTCGATGCTGTCGGGCAAATCCATCTACGACGGCTGGATTTCCGATTCCGATCTGATCGGCATGCACTATCGCTATGGCGATATCCTGTCCCTGACGGAATACATGGATGGGGCGGGTAAGGAATACACCAACCCCAACCTGGATCTGAAAGATTTTATCGGGACTTCGTTCACGACCGCGCCGGACGGCCAGATGTACCAGTTGCCGGACCAACAGTTCGCCAATCTGTACTGGTTCCGTTATGACCTGTTCAATCGTCCCGATCTGCAGGAAAAATTCAAGGCCAAATACGGCTATGAGTTAGGCGTGCCAGTGACCTGGTCGGCCTACGAGGACATTGCCGAGTTCTTTACCAACGACATCAAAACCCTGGATGGCAAGCCGATTTATGGGCACATGGATTATGGCAAGAAAGATCCGTCTTTAGGCTGGCGTTTCACGGATGCCTGGCTGTCGATGGCGGGTTCAGCCGACAAGGGCTCTCCCAATGGCTTGCCCGTTGATGAGTGGGGCATTCGTGTTGCGGACGATAATTGCACGCCGGTAGGCGCTTCGGTCGAACGCGGCGGGGCGACCAATTCGCCAGCCGCCGTCTATGCCTTGACCAAATACATAGACTGGATGAAGAAGTACGCCCCCCCGGTGGCACAGGGGATGACCTTCTCCGAATCCGGACCTGTGCCGGCGCAAGGTGAGATCGCCCAGCAGATTTTCTGGTACACCGCCTTTACCGCCGACATGACCAAGGCTGGCTTGCCGGTCGTCAACGAGGACGGCACCCCGAAATGGCGCATGGCCCCGGCCCCGCATGGCCCCTACTGGAAGGAAGGCATGCAAAATGGCTACCAGGATGTGGGTTCATGGACTTTCTTCAAAAATCACGATGCCAACAAGGTTGCCGCTGCCTGGCTGTATGCCCAGTTCGTAACAGCCAAGACCACGTCCTTGAAGAAATCCATCACGGGTCTGACTTTCATCCGTGACAGTGATATTCACAGTGATTACTTCACGGAAAATGCCAACAAATATGGCGGCTTGATCGAGTTTTACCGTAGCCCTGCCCGAGTGGCCTGGACGCCCACCGGCACCAACGTGCCTGACTATCCGAAGTTGGCTCAGCTTTGGTGGCGCAGCATTTCCGAAGCCATTGCCGGAGAAAAGACTCCGCAACAGGCAATGGACGGCTTGGCCGCCGATATGGAAAAAGTCATGGCTCGCCTGGAGCGCGCAGGCATGAAGCGTTGCGCACCCAAGCTCAATCCCAAGAGCGATCCTTCCAAGTGGCTGAGTGACGAGCATGCCCCCTGGAAGAAGCTGGCGAATGAAAATCCTAAGCCGGAAACGGTTTCATATGATTCCCTGTTGCAGGCCTGGAAGGAAGGCCGCGTCAACTAA
- a CDS encoding DUF2160 domain-containing protein, with protein sequence MFDWMVWTLPTAVFFICVVLLLTGMTVWELRSPTILRKGFLPMKTTRGDRLFIGLLIAAYINLGFLGLGEQFMDWFSLQEEPSVWISFVLSMGVLVFVMRKG encoded by the coding sequence ATGTTCGATTGGATGGTTTGGACTTTACCGACGGCGGTGTTCTTTATTTGCGTGGTGCTGTTGCTGACCGGGATGACGGTCTGGGAGCTGCGCTCGCCCACCATATTGCGCAAAGGCTTTTTACCCATGAAGACCACCCGGGGGGATCGCCTGTTTATCGGTTTGCTGATCGCCGCTTACATCAATCTGGGCTTTTTGGGCCTGGGCGAGCAGTTCATGGATTGGTTCAGCCTACAGGAAGAACCATCAGTCTGGATCAGCTTTGTGCTGTCCATGGGTGTCTTGGTCTTCGTCATGCGCAAGGGCTGA
- a CDS encoding carbohydrate ABC transporter permease, producing the protein MTDRARWPRKRTLFLILYLFFAMLPIYWMVTMSFKTNQGILSQFTLFPQEFTLDNYRLILTDPSWYMGYVNSLIYVSLNMVMAIAVALPAAYAFSRYSFLGDKHVFFWLLTNRMTPPAVFLLPFFQLYSTLGLMDTHWAVAMAHMLFNVPLAVWILEGFMSGIPREIDETAYIDGYSFPRFFLTIFLPLIKSGVGVAAFFCFMFSWVELLLARTLTSVNAKPIVAIMTRTVSASGMDWATLAAAGTLTIVPGAIVIWFVRHYIAKGFAMGRV; encoded by the coding sequence ATGACTGATCGTGCTCGTTGGCCGCGCAAGCGCACCTTGTTTCTGATCCTGTATCTGTTTTTTGCCATGTTGCCCATTTACTGGATGGTCACCATGAGTTTCAAGACCAACCAGGGGATCTTGTCCCAGTTCACCCTGTTTCCCCAGGAATTCACGCTGGATAACTATCGTCTGATTCTGACGGACCCTTCTTGGTACATGGGTTATGTGAATAGCCTGATCTATGTTTCCCTGAACATGGTCATGGCGATTGCAGTGGCATTGCCCGCCGCCTATGCCTTTTCGCGCTATTCCTTTCTGGGCGACAAGCATGTGTTCTTTTGGTTGCTGACGAACCGGATGACGCCGCCCGCTGTGTTTCTTCTGCCCTTCTTCCAGCTGTATTCCACCTTGGGGCTGATGGATACTCACTGGGCTGTGGCGATGGCGCACATGCTGTTCAATGTGCCCCTGGCGGTTTGGATACTCGAAGGCTTCATGAGCGGCATTCCGCGCGAGATCGATGAGACTGCCTATATCGATGGATATAGTTTTCCGAGATTCTTCCTGACGATTTTCTTGCCCCTGATCAAGTCAGGGGTGGGGGTGGCGGCATTTTTCTGCTTCATGTTCAGTTGGGTCGAACTCTTACTGGCCCGCACGCTCACCAGTGTCAATGCCAAACCGATTGTGGCCATCATGACGCGCACGGTATCGGCGTCCGGCATGGATTGGGCCACCCTGGCCGCCGCCGGCACCTTGACCATCGTGCCGGGGGCCATCGTCATCTGGTTTGTGCGCCACTACATTGCGAAGGGTTTCGCAATGGGCCGGGTCTAA
- a CDS encoding sugar ABC transporter permease, with protein MSTTVKPVNQKAWWLILPVILCVSFSAIIPLMTVVNYSVQDILGPNQAVFVGTEWFSSVMRDEDLHAALLRQLLFSGSVLAIEIPLGVMLALSMPSKGWWASAVLVIISLSLLIPWNVVGTIWQIFGRTDIGLFGWVLTEIGINYSYVGNPVQAWLTVLLMDVWHWTPLVALLAYAGLQSIPEAYYQAASIDGASKWAVFRYIQLPKLRGVLMIAVLLRFMDSFMIYTEPFVLTGGGPGSSTTFLSQYLTQKAIGQFDMGPAAAFSLVYFLIILLFCFVLYNWMLRVGNGAQEVPHD; from the coding sequence ATGAGTACGACCGTCAAACCCGTCAACCAGAAGGCCTGGTGGTTGATTCTGCCCGTCATTCTGTGTGTGTCCTTCTCGGCCATTATTCCTTTGATGACGGTCGTCAATTACTCCGTACAGGACATACTTGGACCCAATCAGGCGGTTTTCGTCGGGACCGAATGGTTCAGCAGTGTCATGCGCGATGAAGACCTGCACGCGGCCTTGCTGCGTCAATTGCTGTTTTCCGGGTCGGTGCTGGCCATTGAAATTCCGCTGGGGGTGATGCTGGCCTTGTCCATGCCGTCCAAGGGCTGGTGGGCCTCGGCCGTGCTGGTGATTATTTCCTTGTCCTTGCTGATTCCCTGGAATGTCGTGGGCACGATCTGGCAGATATTCGGGCGCACCGACATTGGCCTGTTTGGCTGGGTATTGACCGAGATCGGCATCAATTACAGCTATGTGGGCAATCCCGTTCAGGCGTGGCTGACTGTGCTGCTGATGGATGTCTGGCACTGGACCCCCCTGGTGGCTTTGCTGGCCTATGCCGGCTTGCAGTCCATCCCAGAGGCCTACTATCAGGCCGCCAGCATCGATGGCGCCAGCAAGTGGGCCGTGTTTCGGTATATCCAGTTGCCCAAGCTGCGCGGCGTGCTGATGATTGCCGTCCTGCTGCGCTTCATGGACAGCTTCATGATCTACACCGAGCCCTTTGTGCTGACCGGTGGCGGGCCGGGCAGTTCCACGACGTTTCTCAGTCAGTATCTCACCCAGAAAGCGATTGGTCAGTTCGATATGGGGCCGGCCGCTGCCTTTTCGCTGGTGTATTTTCTGATCATTTTGCTGTTCTGTTTCGTTCTGTATAACTGGATGCTGCGCGTAGGCAATGGCGCCCAGGAGGTTCCCCATGACTGA
- a CDS encoding ABC transporter ATP-binding protein gives MARIDLDLAHSYHKVVKSDADYALLPLKITFDDGGAYALLGPSGCGKTTMLNIISGLVAASHGSVQFDGVDCTHATPQQRNIAQVFQFPVIYDTMTVGENLAFPLRNRRVPADQIRDRVGRIAEMLDLSAVLDQRAANLAADAKQKISLGRGLVRPDVSAVLFDEPLTVIDPHLKWELRRKLKQIHHELGLTLIYVTHDQVEAMTFADQVLVMARGRVVQQGTPADLFERPRHTFVGHFIGSPGMNLLPVRFQADQSLWFQEQCIASQGLPALPDGALTLGIRPEYLRLSPEPVAGSIPATVRRVQQIGTSQLVSLQAGSQELKAHIAPDAPTPQENSQLHPVLLGIHTCFYQNEELIA, from the coding sequence GTGGCGCGTATTGATCTGGATTTGGCCCATAGCTACCACAAAGTCGTGAAGTCCGATGCGGACTACGCCCTGCTGCCCCTGAAGATCACCTTTGATGATGGCGGAGCCTATGCCTTGCTGGGTCCTTCAGGCTGCGGCAAGACCACTATGCTGAATATTATCTCCGGGCTGGTGGCAGCCTCGCACGGCAGTGTGCAGTTCGACGGCGTGGATTGCACCCATGCCACCCCCCAGCAGCGCAATATTGCCCAGGTCTTCCAGTTTCCCGTCATCTACGACACGATGACCGTAGGCGAAAATCTGGCCTTTCCGCTGCGTAATCGCCGTGTGCCGGCGGACCAGATTCGCGATCGGGTAGGGCGCATCGCCGAAATGCTGGATCTGTCGGCTGTGCTGGATCAGCGTGCCGCCAATCTGGCCGCCGATGCCAAGCAAAAAATATCCCTGGGGCGTGGTCTGGTGCGCCCGGATGTCTCGGCGGTCTTGTTCGACGAACCGCTGACCGTGATTGATCCGCACCTGAAGTGGGAACTGCGCCGCAAACTCAAGCAAATCCACCACGAACTCGGCCTGACCCTGATTTATGTGACCCATGACCAGGTCGAGGCCATGACCTTTGCCGACCAGGTGCTGGTCATGGCCCGTGGCCGTGTCGTGCAGCAGGGTACGCCAGCCGACCTGTTCGAACGCCCCCGGCATACTTTTGTCGGTCATTTCATCGGCTCGCCCGGCATGAACCTTCTGCCGGTGCGCTTTCAGGCTGATCAGTCGTTGTGGTTTCAGGAACAGTGCATTGCCAGCCAAGGCTTGCCTGCTTTGCCGGATGGCGCCCTGACGCTGGGCATACGCCCGGAATACCTGCGGCTTTCTCCAGAACCAGTGGCGGGGTCCATCCCGGCTACGGTGCGCCGGGTCCAGCAGATAGGTACCAGCCAGCTCGTCAGCCTGCAGGCAGGCTCCCAGGAACTAAAAGCCCATATTGCGCCTGACGCACCCACCCCCCAGGAAAACTCACAGCTGCATCCGGTCTTGCTGGGTATTCATACCTGCTTCTACCAGAACGAGGAACTCATCGCATGA
- a CDS encoding ABC transporter ATP-binding protein, giving the protein MLLKLAGVEKKVGLETWLHPLDLTLRESAVTVLLGVTRAGKTSLMRVMAGLDTPTAGRVLVDGHDVTGVPVRDRNIAMVYQQFINYPSMTVFDNIASPLRLRGQNDIQSRVGEIARTLHIEEFLGRLPAELSGGQQQRVALARALAKDAPLMLLDEPLVNLDYKLREDLREELSLMFAQGRSSVVYATTEPGEALLLGGYTAVLDQGELLQYGPTIDVFRRPVSMRVARAFSDPPMNFLSAQVAQGVLRCQGINDMRLPDAAALPAGPVTVGLRAADLSLRSQGEDCRVSGQVQLAEISGSATYVHADTPVGTLIAQVPGVSHHQLGDTITFHFSSRQAYVFGADETLLHAPYTQEANRGAY; this is encoded by the coding sequence ATGCTGCTCAAACTCGCCGGGGTAGAGAAAAAAGTCGGGCTTGAAACCTGGCTGCATCCCCTGGATCTGACCTTGCGGGAATCTGCCGTGACGGTGTTGTTGGGTGTCACCCGGGCCGGCAAGACCAGTCTGATGCGTGTCATGGCGGGCTTGGATACCCCGACGGCGGGGCGTGTGCTGGTCGATGGGCATGATGTCACTGGTGTTCCTGTGCGCGATCGCAATATCGCCATGGTGTATCAGCAGTTCATCAACTATCCGTCCATGACGGTTTTTGACAATATTGCGTCGCCGTTGCGTTTGCGGGGACAGAACGATATCCAGTCGCGGGTGGGCGAGATCGCCCGGACCCTGCACATCGAGGAATTCCTGGGGCGTTTGCCGGCCGAACTCTCTGGCGGACAGCAGCAGCGGGTGGCCTTGGCGCGCGCTCTGGCGAAGGATGCGCCGCTGATGCTGCTGGACGAGCCCCTGGTCAATCTGGATTACAAATTACGCGAAGATCTGCGCGAAGAACTCAGCCTGATGTTTGCTCAGGGCCGATCTTCTGTGGTTTACGCAACCACCGAACCCGGCGAGGCCCTGCTGCTGGGTGGCTATACCGCTGTTTTGGACCAAGGGGAACTGCTGCAGTACGGGCCAACCATTGATGTGTTTCGTCGGCCTGTGTCGATGCGGGTTGCCCGGGCCTTCAGCGATCCCCCCATGAACTTTCTATCGGCCCAGGTTGCGCAGGGTGTCTTGCGGTGCCAGGGCATCAATGACATGCGTCTGCCTGATGCGGCAGCCTTGCCTGCTGGGCCGGTTACCGTGGGCCTGCGGGCGGCGGATCTGTCGTTGCGCAGCCAGGGCGAAGACTGCCGCGTCAGCGGCCAGGTTCAGCTGGCCGAGATCTCGGGCTCTGCCACCTATGTGCATGCCGATACGCCGGTGGGCACGCTGATTGCCCAGGTGCCTGGTGTCAGTCATCACCAGTTGGGCGACACCATCACTTTTCATTTTTCCAGCCGACAGGCCTATGTCTTTGGAGCGGATGAGACCTTGTTGCATGCTCCTTACACCCAGGAGGCCAATCGTGGCGCGTATTGA
- a CDS encoding DeoR/GlpR family DNA-binding transcription regulator, with product MNQNPRQIRLLKHLHIAGASSLDDLATHLQVTVQTVRRDVQRLAEANQVIRFHGGARLPASTTENIAYRQRAQLHAQAKQRIAQAIAREIPNDCSLMINIGTTAEAIAQALTGHTGLRIITNNINVAYMLGQQPSCEVILAGGNVRPRDLAIVGEATVEFIRQFRADIAIMGISGIEEDGTLRDYDYREVKVSQAIMQSAREVWMATDISKFHRPAMVRVGELNQINRLFTDARPPDPFPGMLKAAGIDCVIAPEDPT from the coding sequence ATGAATCAGAACCCTCGACAAATTCGACTGCTCAAGCACTTGCACATCGCCGGTGCCAGCAGCCTGGACGATCTGGCCACCCACCTGCAAGTCACGGTACAGACTGTGCGGCGGGATGTGCAACGCCTGGCCGAAGCCAATCAGGTGATTCGCTTTCACGGCGGTGCACGGCTACCCGCATCCACCACCGAAAATATTGCCTATCGCCAGCGCGCCCAGTTGCATGCCCAGGCCAAGCAACGCATCGCCCAGGCCATCGCCAGAGAAATCCCCAATGATTGTTCGTTGATGATCAATATCGGCACGACCGCCGAAGCCATTGCCCAGGCCTTGACCGGCCACACGGGACTGCGCATCATTACCAACAACATCAATGTGGCCTATATGCTGGGCCAACAGCCCAGCTGCGAAGTCATTCTGGCCGGTGGCAATGTGCGTCCACGCGATCTGGCCATCGTGGGCGAGGCCACCGTCGAGTTCATCCGACAATTCAGGGCGGACATTGCCATCATGGGGATTTCAGGCATCGAAGAAGACGGCACACTGCGTGATTATGATTATCGTGAGGTCAAGGTCTCACAGGCCATCATGCAGTCGGCGCGCGAGGTCTGGATGGCCACGGACATCAGCAAATTCCACCGCCCTGCCATGGTCAGGGTGGGCGAACTCAATCAAATCAACCGCCTGTTCACGGATGCACGACCGCCCGATCCGTTTCCCGGCATGCTGAAGGCAGCCGGGATTGACTGCGTGATAGCCCCCGAGGACCCGACATGA